The nucleotide window AGGGTTGTGGCAAGGTGTTTTTGGGTGTGGTCGGGTTGATTGTCGTCATCACGTTGATATCTGTCCCCGTGGCGATATATCTAAACCGTAAGTCGCTCTTTTACAACCAAAAAAATCAGATATCgacttttttttcagatgctCTGACGATCTACgcatatgttatatatatatatgtaaaataacatttacaaaaaaaaatcacgattaatcgtgttttatttacatctatttcacttttctttttgcctGTAATCTCACCGCCGTCATAAACGCCGTTATAATTTAGCGCCACCGTGTGATATTGGGACAGGTTGCCTATAGGTGGATTGTTTTGAGCTGATTAATTCATTCCAGATGAGAATAAATTTGAATGTAATCGttttatgactttttatttttttcaggggATCACTCTGCTTCCAAAAGGCTGTTTACTTTTGCTGACTATTTCAATGACACCATTAGGTACAAAAAATACGGAGTATACTGGATATCAGGTACATATTTTATAACgcccagcgtgtgtgtgtaaatatatttgtgtgcaaTCATTCTTACTTTTGAATTACGAGTCCAATTATGACACTTCAGGGGtccatttttacattgtagaacaaatctgaaaacaaagaacCATGAGGTTACGGTTCATATTTGAAGCTCCTAGCAGAGAACATAAAGCTGGTTGCGATGATGGCACTGGTGTAATCTGATTCATGAAACATACCTTTTTCTCCATAAAAACCTCTGTAGAGCAAGCGTGTGTGGAATTTTGACTGGCAGTGAATGGACAATAACTAATGTTGTGTGAGCAGTAATCACCATCTTAACCTCCGCAGATAGCGAGTACCTCCATAAAGCCAAAGATGGCAACGTGTTCCTCCACAACGTGGAGACCAGGGAGCTTTCGCTCTTCCTCAGCAACACCACATTCGTAAGACGCTCAGAACCGTTCTGCTCCTCCGTCCCGCCGCGTTGCTCAGCCGAACCTTaccgtttttatttttttattcttgcagTCTCAGGTGGATGCCACAGACTACATCGTGTCTGCCGATCGCAAATTCGTCTCATTAGAGAGCAACTACACCAAGGTGAGCGCCGCGAAGGTACGGGCGCTTTTTGCCCACCGCCGGCCGGGAAGTTGACGGCCACGAATCACTTCTTTTTCAGAAATGGAGACACTCGTACACGGCTTCCTTCGTCTTGTTCAACCTGGAGGCCTCGTGAGTGGTTTTGCTGACTGTCCGTCACACGCtcggaaatggaaatgaatcgcTCATATTTTCCATTTGTCCGAATCAGGAGTTTTGTCACACAAGACATTCCACAAGCGGTGCAGTACTTGGCCTTTGCACCCACAGGAAACATGCTGGTGAGTAGCGACCCACATTAAACCTCACCAACCAAGACGTTCTGCAAAGTTTGTCACTTTTTCTGCATTtgtagcgtttttttttttttttttgtgcgtctctaCTGTCATTGATGAAGacgtaaatacacacacacaaaaacattttcacgcACTATTCAAATCCTGAATCCATGACACCGCAACGTGCCAGCACACAGTTATGACGTCAATCATTCTAGACCATTTCTACCAAAGTTCTGCTGCAAGGAGGGTTCCCCAGGTGGAGGGCGTTTCTGGACACAGACGCTACTTTTTTGGTGCTAGGTCGCTTACTCCCGGCTTGTTTGACTGAAAGCCAGGAAAGAATCCTTCAGCGTTGGAGGAGCCATTCCTTCCACCAAAGGAATACGCTCCGTTTCCGTGATGATCAGAGAGCAAATGAGAACCGTCATGATTCCATAGTGGTGGACAAATTCCTCCTCACCTTTATTCCCCCCGCAGGCTTATGTGTGGAggtacaacatttatttaaagcaaTCCGCGGCCACTGCACCGATACAAGTCACCCAGAATGGAGAGGAAAACCGGATTCTTAATGGCGTCCCGGACTGGGCGTATGAAGGTTggtttagttctttttttttttttgtgtgtgtgtgtgtgtgttcagttcaaAATGATAGATGAGTGGCGTCTGCTTAGATCCAAGTGAGGGCAGCTGACCTTTTTACGACGGTTTTACGgcacaacatgatgctgccataCCACTCTGCACTGTTTACTGGCTctccagaagaacacacacacacactcacacatacggGATATTCAGAGTCACCACTTTAACATAGTTTGCATGCCTCTGAATCTTTGAGGAAtgagaggaaaccagagaacccagaggaaacccacaggAGATAATGCAATCTTATAACACACTGAAGGACTTagccatagaaaaaaaaacaatagatgcctatttattacaaaaatggaAATGTGAACCAGTTAATTTGTGGAACTGTGaacctatataaaaaaaattgaaacaatgaTGAACAAGTTcttattcagaaataatttgCTCAATGCTACAGGTACCAAGACcatcttaaatgtaaatattttattctaacCAATTATTTCCCAACCAGTAATAATTGTTTCACTAATCACAGCTTCCATTAAGCTTGTTGCTCCATGGTAGTAGCAGGAGTTTTGAGGTTATCACATTAGCTGCTTGACTGAGGCGTCTCCATTTGAACCTTGCAGAGGAGGTGTTTGCATCCAGCGAGGCCATGTGGTGGTCAACTACTGGAAAATTCCTGGCCTACCTTGAGCTGAATGACACCAGTGTCCACACCATAGACTACCCGTGGTTTGGGAGTGGGCAGTACCCCGAAACAATTGCCATACCGTACCCAAAGGTGGATTTTGTTGAGTCATATATATgactgtatatatacagtacaggccaaaaatttttacatatcttctcattcaacgtgttttctttatttttatgaccatttacgttggtagattctcactgaaggcatcaaaactatgaatgaacacatgtggagttatgtacttaacaaaaggtgaaataagtgaaaacatgttttatattctagtttctttgctctgattactgctttgcacactcttggcattctctcgatgagcttcaaccacctggactgggttcaggtccggtgactgtggaggacaggtctccactttttgttaagtacataactccacattcatagttttgttgccttcagtgagattctaccaacgtaaatggttgtggaaataaagaaaacacattgaatgagaaggtgtgtccaaacttttggcctgtactgtatatacacacacacatgttgtgtgtttgtgtgcataagAACACAGCGATgcttaatttttcttttctttgtaagGCCGGTTCAACGATCCCGAAAGCAAAGCTGTTTGTAATCGATTCTGCAAACCCATTAAAACGCGTTGAGGTCGTGGTGCCAACCTTTTTTGGCTCTGGGTACGTATGCAATGCATGTGCATCAGCAGCATTTCCTGAACTTGTACTGTTTTAGCCTGTGTGGCGATGCTGACGGTGAGTTTTCTGGTTTTCTGACAGCGATCACTACCTCAGCTCGGTCACATGGGTCACGGATGAGCGCGTCGCTGTCCAGTGGCTGAAGAGGAGGCAGAATCACGTCCTCTTGCAGATCTATGACTTCGATGGAAGTAACTGGACTGCGAAATCGGTGCGTTGCACCAGTCACCTTCCCCCCATCACAACACTGAGATGTCCCTAAGGCACTTTAGTTGAATTACATGCATGTAATAAAACatcctgtgttttctttactgtgTTGCCCTGACCTATTTTTATTAGAAATTCGAGCAGATGAGCAAAACCGGCTGGATTGGACAAGTACGTTGTAACGAATGTCCCAATGCGTGAAAATAGTCATTTTTGACAAATATTTCAAAAGTTTTTTGTCTGTGATACTGCTCTTCTTAATCTTCCAGTACAATCCTGCCCGCCCGTTttttgcagaggacaaaatcaGCTTCTACAGAGTGATGAGTGACTCAAAAGGCTACAAGCACATCCACTACATCACGAACGTAAGTGTCAGTTTGAGCCGATTAAATGTATTACATGTTTACGGTACCATCCGTAACCCCAAACCCCGGCCACAATTTCAGGGTAAGGCCATGCCCATCACCTCGGGCACATGGGAGGTCATGTACATTTCAAAGCTCACCAGCAGCGCCATGTAAGTCTGATAAACAGGAATTTCTCATCGGGCCGGAAGAGGTCAGGATGGGCCGGTGACACTGGGCTTTTCCTTTACAGATACTTCATCAGTAACGAGCACATGGGACGACCTGGCCAGAGGAATCTTTATAAGTAAGCCGTGTATCAGgccattatgatataattgtaGTCATTCTAGTTGCACATACTGTATTGGCCGAACTTTTATAAAATCCCACCTTTCCCAAGACCAAAGAAAACACTGGCTACAAAATATCGTATTTGGGGCCATCTACTAgtattgtgtttttgtctaGACTGTAAGACAATGTGGCATTAAAACATTATTGTTAAAAGGCTGCATCATCACCAAGCGGGATTCTGGCTTTCCTATGGTTATTtacctttgttttgtttttttaaccacaAACCAATAAATAATTGATCCCATTATTAAAATGCTGAGCTTTGTTTGCTTCAGATACATTTTCTAACATGCTGGAAATGACAATTAATCTTATTCAGAATAACATGCAGTTATTCTGTTGAACTGTTGTTCATCTTATTCAGAATAAGGCATGCAGCTAATTGAAAGGGGGCGGGGCACCCGTTTTAACCAGCCATGTGTCGGTGTACCAGAGGGTTTGTGTTCTGTCCGCAGGATCACCATCGCAGGCGGCCACTCTGCACCCCAGTGCCTCACCTGCACGCTGCACCCGGAAAGGTGTCAGTACAATTTAGGCTACGTGTTCAGCCAGATGGGCTCCTATGTTCGCATGGACTGCTACGGTTAGTTCGTGTGCACGCACCAAAAAGGTTGGGTGTCAGAGGTGCGAGGGTGTCAACAGCTGTTGACCAGCACTCTTCACCTTACTGGAGGAAATTTATACTTCCCATCACATTGAAAACACATTAACTGGTCAAGGGGAACTAATATAAACCTCACAGCTTACTGCAAATCCgctgaattaatttaatttgatttccataAATATGTACAGCTGCAACAAGTATTTTTAGGTCATTAATATTAAGTATGTAATTACATGAGTGTTGACAAATTGAAAGGGAGATGATGGACAGGGAggctaaatgcatttttcatatataaatTCATGGATTTCTCAATTTTGACATTAGCACGTATTAACAAAGCAAAAACCTGTGTTCAAACAGGTGATTTTgtcaaatgacttttttttccccaagggCCTGGAgttcctctcttctccctccttAATAACAAAGGCTCCGGTACGTAATTTCACATTGAGAAATTGAGAGTGATATggctattttattttatagacATTTTTATTGGTTAATGTTTTCCATTTCCTGTTTGTTCTAAATGACCATAGAAATTCAGATCCTGGAGGACAACAGTGAACTGGAGAGCATTTTAAAAGAGTTTCACAGGCCGACCACCCAGCGAGGCACTTTCAGAGTGGCAGGGTTTGGTAAGAACTGTgacttaatttaatttgattttagtTTATAATGACAATGAAAATGGAAATTATGAAAAGGGCTTCTTTTCCAACAGATCTTTGGTATCAAATGATGCTACCGCCGAACTTTGACAAATCAAAGAAATACCCTCTGTTAATATATGTGTGAGTTTCAGATTGCCTCATCGATCGCCGTTTTAATAAGCGCTACATCTGTCTGTATTGCTGGCTGAAGACGTTAACTGCTCCACAGATACGGTGGCCCGGCCAGCCAGACGACAGACTTCTCCTTCCGGCTGGGATGGTCCACCTACCTCGCCAGCACAGAGGGGGTTATAGTTGCCAACTTTGATGGAAGGGGAAGTGGTTACCAAGGCGATGAAGTGATGCATGCAATCTACCAGCGCTTGGGAACATATGAAGTGGAAGATCAAATATCTGCAGTGAGGTGAGACGGATGTTCAGAGCCGTGAGGAAAACAGACGTCTCGGTAAAGCACGCACAAGCCTAGCATGAAATCTGCTCATGGGTGCGATGGAGCAAAGGGGCGATGAAACAGGCAACTTGAAACACGCCACTCCGGCTTAAGCGGTCCATGCAAGTGGAAAATGTtttgaactgaataaaaaaaatccagaaaatacGATACATTACACAGCTATTTATTTGGCGTCATTATAATGAATGCCGGTTTTCTATTGCTGTTGTCTCATTATTTTAGGTGCAATATTTTGTTGATATTAAAGCATTCATAATCTATATAACAGCAACACCATATTACTATGATTCACCATGTACATGCTCAAAATCTCCatgataaaatacatatttctgtTCCTGTCCAGAAAATTCATTGACATGGGCTTCATTGACACTGAGAGGATAGCTATATGGGGTTGGGTAAGTAATGTTACGCCTCAATGTTACCAGTACCACTAATAGTAGTATAAAAAcgttttacatattttattgttttattcatttttctgcaGTCCTACGGTGGCTATGTCACTTCAATGGCTTTGGGTGCTGGCACTGGACTTTTTAAGTGTGGCATTGCTGTAGCTCCAGTTGCAAAATGGGACTATTATGGTACCGCATTTCATTTGTTGATATCAGTGTCCaatatataatttcatatattACAAAAAGTGTTACCTGCACTAGGAAACATAACATTTTTCTGCAGATGCTGTGTATACAGAACGTTACATGAGCCGACCAGACGAGAATGTAGATGGATACAAAGTAACAACACTTTCTATTATTGTCTATATATATTATTACTGTTtaatagcattttattttaacaatagATGCACACTATAGTCAAGTTTGATTAATATTTGTTATCTTATATATGACACATACTACAattgactttttaaatatttttaatgatggtGTTATAATTGTTGTATATCAATGTGTGTACTGTACATGCTTTATGGTTTTTCTGAAGTTTATGTCATGGATACAGCAGAAGCCTATCAACTTATTTGGGTATcaatatcaacatttttttatttcatgctcTGCAGAATTCCACAGTCATGAGTAGAGCCAAAAATTTTCAGTCCGTTGAATACCTGCTGATTCACGGCACGGCAGATGGTAGGTGTACCTGCCGCTGTAACATTCTGGATTATGGGTTATCTTTTTTTACGCAGACGTCTCGCGTCCTCTTTCTTTCAGATAACGTCCATTTCCAGCAAGCTGCACAGATCTCCAAAGCCCTGGTAGATGAGAAGGTTGACTTCGAGGCGATGGTTTGTACAGTGTTTGTTGAATCATATatgacaaaaaaagtattttttttcactgtaaaacttAAATTTTTTTGGTCCCAGTGGTACACAGATAAAGACCACACCCTGGCCGGCAGCGCTCGCTACCACGTATACAACCACATGACTCACTTCCTGCAGAAGTGCTTTGCGAAGACCAAGTAAAAGAAGAGCCGTTTCTAACCATTTGCTGTAGCAGTTGTAGTGAAGTTACTCAGGACTGAGGATTCCACTGTGGTTGAAGTCGTCTGTGGTTATTATGCATATTTCTTGCCAAATTGGAACAGTCATTTGCTGCTTCAGGCTGTTGCATTTTGAATTGTGGCGGCATGCATTGTAATGTGAACCTGTAACACTGTGTACTCAAGGTGTTTGCATGTGAAGATGCTGACCATGTAAAATGATCGATAGGCACAGTATTTTGGAATTCTTTTAAGGCACTGACTTGTTTAATTCTGTCCAATGGAGATAGTTGTGGAGTGGTTGTTCTTTGTGGGAGTAATATTGTACACGTGTGGAGTGACGTCCGTCACCCTTACAAAATCTCCCGGGTATCTCCATTATAAcctctaataaaaaaattgtgttaaaattttGTGTTAGAATGTGTTTTTGTCACTTCCATACtctgaatataaaacattattatcataggggtggtagtctagtgggtaacgcacttgcctatgaaccaggagacccagtttcaaaccccacttaccattgagtacctgagcaagacacttaaccctgagtgtctccagggggggactgtccctgtaactactgattgtaagtcactctggatgagggtgtctgataaatgccctaaatgtaaacTAACAAGTATCAGTAGAATAAATCAGATCTTTGTCGATGGTACAAATTCTAGCTCggtgtgttccctttattttcaaAGGAaatcatgattttttaaaaacaattgtttAATCATCCAAGCTCTATCCATATAAAGGCACTGTTTGTTTTCCaccaaaaacttttatttaccttttattacattattctgCTACATTGAAAGACAGTGTTTGTCCCATTATGAATTAAGAGTTTGGAAGGAGCCATTTTACAGCCAATAGAAGATGCTCATAACCATAAAAATTCATGTATAGCATGAATCATTTGACAGACCAATGCGAGAGTGCAAAAAAGACATATATTCCTCAACTcacagatggggaaaaaaaggcataAACCATGTTGAAACCATGTTTCACACAAAT belongs to Denticeps clupeoides chromosome 9, fDenClu1.1, whole genome shotgun sequence and includes:
- the fap gene encoding dipeptidyl peptidase 4 isoform X2; its protein translation is MGCGKVFLGVVGLIVVITLISVPVAIYLNRDHSASKRLFTFADYFNDTIRYKKYGVYWISDSEYLHKAKDGNVFLHNVETRELSLFLSNTTFSQVDATDYIVSADRKFVSLESNYTKKWRHSYTASFVLFNLEASSFVTQDIPQAVQYLAFAPTGNMLAYVWRYNIYLKQSAATAPIQVTQNGEENRILNGVPDWAYEEEVFASSEAMWWSTTGKFLAYLELNDTSVHTIDYPWFGSGQYPETIAIPYPKAGSTIPKAKLFVIDSANPLKRVEVVVPTFFGSGDHYLSSVTWVTDERVAVQWLKRRQNHVLLQIYDFDGSNWTAKSKFEQMSKTGWIGQYNPARPFFAEDKISFYRVMSDSKGYKHIHYITNGKAMPITSGTWEVMYISKLTSSAIYFISNEHMGRPGQRNLYKITIAGGHSAPQCLTCTLHPERCQYNLGYVFSQMGSYVRMDCYGPGVPLFSLLNNKGSEIQILEDNSELESILKEFHRPTTQRGTFRVAGFDLWYQMMLPPNFDKSKKYPLLIYVYGGPASQTTDFSFRLGWSTYLASTEGVIVANFDGRGSGYQGDEVMHAIYQRLGTYEVEDQISAVRKFIDMGFIDTERIAIWGWSYGGYVTSMALGAGTGLFKCGIAVAPVAKWDYYDAVYTERYMSRPDENVDGYKNSTVMSRAKNFQSVEYLLIHGTADDNVHFQQAAQISKALVDEKVDFEAMWYTDKDHTLAGSARYHVYNHMTHFLQKCFAKTK
- the fap gene encoding prolyl endopeptidase FAP isoform X1, which translates into the protein MSERTRFVRRNDTQISLEKFVRNLSPVASHPRQRACARPRSLRDRSHILQPRVGRKPESVRGFDAAAARDYANEPRTGRVEKRNPDRRHGDHSASKRLFTFADYFNDTIRYKKYGVYWISDSEYLHKAKDGNVFLHNVETRELSLFLSNTTFSQVDATDYIVSADRKFVSLESNYTKKWRHSYTASFVLFNLEASSFVTQDIPQAVQYLAFAPTGNMLAYVWRYNIYLKQSAATAPIQVTQNGEENRILNGVPDWAYEEEVFASSEAMWWSTTGKFLAYLELNDTSVHTIDYPWFGSGQYPETIAIPYPKAGSTIPKAKLFVIDSANPLKRVEVVVPTFFGSGDHYLSSVTWVTDERVAVQWLKRRQNHVLLQIYDFDGSNWTAKSKFEQMSKTGWIGQYNPARPFFAEDKISFYRVMSDSKGYKHIHYITNGKAMPITSGTWEVMYISKLTSSAIYFISNEHMGRPGQRNLYKITIAGGHSAPQCLTCTLHPERCQYNLGYVFSQMGSYVRMDCYGPGVPLFSLLNNKGSEIQILEDNSELESILKEFHRPTTQRGTFRVAGFDLWYQMMLPPNFDKSKKYPLLIYVYGGPASQTTDFSFRLGWSTYLASTEGVIVANFDGRGSGYQGDEVMHAIYQRLGTYEVEDQISAVRKFIDMGFIDTERIAIWGWSYGGYVTSMALGAGTGLFKCGIAVAPVAKWDYYDAVYTERYMSRPDENVDGYKNSTVMSRAKNFQSVEYLLIHGTADDNVHFQQAAQISKALVDEKVDFEAMWYTDKDHTLAGSARYHVYNHMTHFLQKCFAKTK